TGCGATCGATCCGCCCGCCATAATCGCCATCAGAAAAAGCACGTAGTCTTTGCCAAGTTTGCGGCGAAGCGACCGTGCGAGCGGGACCATCAGATAGAAGACCGTATCAAAATAAACGGGTATCCCGATCACAAACGAGCTGGCCGCGATCGCCTCGGCCGCTCGCCGTTGGCCTGTCATACTGAGAATCGAATCCACGATTCGCGATGCTGCGCCCGATTCAAGCAGACATTGACCAATGATGCTGGCCAATGCGATCAGGATCCCAATCTTGCCTGCCGTCTCGCCAAACGCCGTCGCCAAACGAGATTGTGGCGACTGGGCTGTGAATGATTCCGCTGCTTTTGCGGTCATTTTACCACTGGCAAGTTGCGTTTGGGCATAACGATCCAAACTGGCGTGGCTCGACAAACTCGCCACCAACAAACCGGCCAACAACAAGGTGAGGAAAGCGTGAAGACGAAACACCAGAATGGCCACCAAGACGACCACCACCGAAAAGGCGACCACCCACCAAACATCGATTCCAGTGTTCCATCCGGAAGCCTGGGCGGAAATCGGCTCGCAGACGTCTATTGCTGAAGCGGTGATGTTTGCGATCGCGGTGCCCGAATGCGCAAATAATTGACCAAACATGTGTGGCATTGTGTCCAATATCGACTTCCTGGGATGATGCTGTCCTTGGCGACGGTGCCGTATCGCCTTAAATTGACACGGCTACTGGAATTCCAGTACAAAAAGCCGCAGAACACCCGACATGCAACCGCGTGCCGCCGTCGCTTGCCAGCGTCGTCCGACGCTTTAGCAAACCGACCGAAAAATGAGTTGCCATGTGGGGTGAGCCCATTTGCTCACCCTTATAGGACGAGCAAGCGTGCCCATCCTACCATTACGTGGCAGGTCGTTGCGAAGCGGCTACGATATTTGTCAAGCAGAGACGGAATGCTGCAATAATCCGTCAAATCGCACTTGTTGCGGCCTAACCTCTTTCACATGCAAAGCAAGACGACCGACGTGGCTAACTTGACTACCAACCCATCGTTCTATCTTCGGCACGAGTTCGCGATTCGCCGATTCCATTCCTTGATTGGGATCGTGCCTCTCGGGCTGTACATGGTCATTCACTTGACGACCAACGCCAGCCTGATGAACAGCCCTGAAAGCTTTCAGCGTGCGGTCTATATGATCCACAGCGCAGGCAAGGCGTTGCCGCTCATCGAATGGGTTGGAATTTTTATTCCACTGTTGTTCCACGGCATTCTTGGCGTGTGGATCGCAAAAAACGCCAAACTGAACACTGGCCACTATCGTTTTACTGGCAACCGCCGTTATGCATGGCAGCGATACACCGGGATTGTCGCGTTAGTGTATTTGTTCTTTCACATTTTGCATTTGCATGGCTGGTTCCACTTTGGCCCCTATTTGGAAGTCATCCGCCCGCTGCAGTTTGCCGCATTCAAGCCTTACAACGCCGCCAGCACCCTGGTTGAATCGATGAACCAATGGGGCGGGTTTGTGTGGCCTGCGTTTTACCTCGTTGGCGTGATGTGCTGCGTCTATCACTTGGCAAACGGGCTATGGACCGCGGGCATCACCTGGGGTCTGTGGATCACACCCGCTGCACAGAAGCGAGCATCAAAAGTTTCGGTGGTGTTTGGTGCCGTTCTTACGGTTATTGCTTTGAGCGCATGGTGGGCCGCAGTGGCACCAAGCCCCGAAGACGCGGTTCGATACCGTGAGATCGAAAACCGCATGTACGAGGCAAACCTCGAGTCGGGCGTGATCTCGGATATTCCCGAAAAACGCTATGAAGAACCGGCGACCGAAGCTTCGTTGACGCCCGAGACATCATCCCCCACGGCGGACGCCGACGCAAGCGAGACGGATTCCGTTCAATAATCGCCCCAATCCTCGATGACGCAACTTGACCATCCCCATCCAAGTTGGCGTCGCAAGACCCCTTAAGCAACTTCCACAAAAAACTGTTTGATTTGAATTATGTCTGAGCATCGTGTTGTCGTAATTGGTGGTGGACTTGCCGGACTCGCAGCCACCATGAAGTTGACGGAGCTGGGGGTAAAGGTTGATTTGCTCAGCCTGACTCCGGTGAAACGCTCGCATAGTGTGTGTGCGCAAGGCGGCATCAACAGCTGCAACGACGCGACTCGGCAACTTGGCGATGACGAGTGGAAACACTTGGATGACACCGTCTACGGCGGTGACTTTTTGAATCACCAACCGCCTGTCAAAGAGATGGCCTATTGGGCTCCGAAAGTCATCGATTTGATGGACCGTCTTGGCGTCCCGTTTAACCGTACGGGCGAAGGTTTTATCGATCGTCGGCGTTTCGGTGGCACGCTTTACAAGCGAACCGCGTTCGCGGGTGCAACCACGGGTCAACAGTTGCTGTACGCGTTGGACGAACAAGTGCGTCGCGCCGAAAACGACGGCATGGTCAAGAAGTATGAGTTTTGGGATTTCCTTGCTCCGATCAAAGACGATGACGGACGCTGCCGCGGCGCGGTCGCGCAAGACATGGTTTCAATGGAAATCAAAGCGTTCCCAGCCGATGCGGTCGTCGTCGCGACCGGTGGCTGCGGATTGGTCTACGGCCGCAGCACGATGAGCGTCTTCTGTACCGGCAGCGCCGCAAGCCGATGTTTCCAAGCAGGTGCCAAGTATGCGAACGGCGAATTCATCCAAGTTCACCCCACCGCCATCCCAGGCAGTGACAAACTGCGATTGATGAGCGAATCGGCGCGTGGTGAAGGAGGACGGGTGTGGGTTCCGCGAAAACCACAAGATCCTCGCGAACCAAAACAGATTCCTGAAAACGAGCGTTACTACTTCCTCGAAGAACGCTATCCTGAATACGGCAACCTTGTTCCGCGTGACATTGCGACCCGCGAAATCTTTGACATCTGTGTCAATGATGGTTTGAGCGTTGACCCCGACAAGATGTGCGTCTACCTCGACCTGACCCACATCGAACGCTCGGAACTTGACCGTAAACTCGGTGGCATCTTAGAGATCTACGAAAAATTCCAAGGCGTCGACCCTCGCGACGAACCGATGCGAATCTTCCCCGCCGTCCACTACAGCATGGGCGGATTGTGGGCCGATTATGTCAAGAGCGACAACGGCGGGCTCGAACCCGGTGCACCGCAGAATCACATGACCAACATCCCTGGCTTGTACGCGATTGGTGAGTGTGATTACCACTACCATGGCGCAAACCGGCTCGGTGCCAACTCGCTTCTGTCATGCATCTTCACCGGCTTGTTCACCGGCCCATCGATTTTGAACTACGCCAACAGCCAAACCAGCGGCGGCAACGACGTGCCTGCGGCGGTGATCGATGCGGCAGTCGATGCTCAGAAGAAACGACACCAAGATTTGCTAAACGGCAACCCCGGCAGCGATGAAAACCCGTACCTAATTCATCAAGAATTGGGCGATTTGATGACACGCGTCGCGACGGTGGTTCGCCGCAACGACCAACTCGCCGATGCGATCGAAAAGATCCAAACGCTACACGAGCGTGCCATGCGAGTGAATCTATCGGACACCGGCAGCTGGACCAACCAGAACGTGATCTTTGCCAAAGCACTTCAAGACATGTTCCCGCTTGCGAAAACAATCTTGAAAGGTGCGTTGCAGCGTGACGAATGCCGCGGAGCCCACTACAAACCCGACTTCCAAAAACCGTCCCTAACATCGGATGATCCCGTCGAGCGACGTCAGCAAGCCGAGGCTTGGTGTGATGCGTTTGAAGAAAACAACCGCAAGTACCTGAAGTCGACAGTGGCATCGTGGAATGCAAACACCAAGATGCCCGACATCGTCTACGAAGACGTCGACACCTCACTGATTCCGCCGCGACCACGGCTGTACGGTTTGGTTGGCGCCGAAGAGATCGAAAAGGTTTGGAACGAGCGAGCCAAAGCCGCGGTCGCCCAGTAACCACACCGCACGCAACGTGCAATTGACCGCTCGATCGCGTGGAAACGCGAGTCAGGATCGGCGTCACCGCGAACCTGCATGACTTGATTGCCAAGCTAGAATATTATTGTCTCACTGAAATTCGAATTCACCATTTTTGCCATTGTTAGGATCGACGGATGAATGCCCTCGAACCCAATTTGAAGAAACGTCCCGAGTTCATCAACGTTCGCGTTCGTCGCCAAGACGCTCCGGGGAAAGAACCCTACTGGGAACTTCACAAGATCAAGTACGAACCCGAATTGAACGTGATCAGCGTGTTGCAGCGGATCGCTGCTCAGGCCAAGACGTCCGACGGCAAAAAGGTCAATCCAGTCGCGTGGGATTGCGGATGCCTCGAAGAGGTTTGCGGCGCATGCACGATGGTCATCAATGGCCGTGTACGACAAAGCTGCAGTGCGTTGGTGGATCGCCTGCTGGCGGAAAACGGTGACGAACTTGTGCTCGAACCGATGAGCAAGTTTCCGGTCATCCGTGACCTGCAAGTCGACCGAGAACGTCTGTTCCACAACTTGTCGCGAGTCAAGGCTTGGGTGCCGGTGGACGGCTATTACGACATGGGCCCCGGCGAACGGGTATCACGCGAAGACCAAGAACGAAACTATCCACTGAGCCAATGCATGAGCTGCGGTTGCTGTTTGGAAGCTTGCCCGCAATTTTTGAAGGTGGAACCGGAACGGAAAGAGGGGGAATCGGACGAAGCCTACCAAGCACGCAAGGATGCCGAATTCGACGAGAGCTTTGTCGGCCCGCATGCGATCTCGCAAGCGATGCTATTCAACAACCACCCCACCGGAAAAACGCTTGCCGATGAACGCCTTGAAGCGCTCACCGGACCAGGCGGGATCCAGGTCTGTGGCAATGCTCAGAACTGCGTGGCGGTATGCCCGAAAGAAATTCCGCTGACCACGTCGATTGCCAGAACAGGCCGTGCCACCACGCTGTACGCGATCCGCAAGTGGTTTGAAAAATAACCCGCGATCGCCGCGTCTGCGTTACGCCAGCACTGGCGTCGAGTGGACCATCAATCGCTTGTGATCACGCACCACACGCATGAACTCGTCCTCATGCACCGGTTTGCGAATGTAATCGTGGACACCAAGGGCATTGCATCGCTGGCGAATGCACTCATCTTCGTTCGCCGTCAAAACCACCGTGGTCAGCGCGTCGGTGTTGACGTCGCTGTTTTGCAACAACTCGATCACATCGATTCCCGAGCCGTCGGGTAGATTGAGATCGAGCAACAGCAGATCCGGTCTTGGTGCACGTGCGAAGACCCCTTCTTGTCGCAAAAATTTGATCGCTTCGCTGACACACCGCACCAACGTCAATCGGTGATGAACCTGGCTACGGCGAAGTGAATGAATCGTAACACGTGCATCCATTAGGCCATCCTCGACCAACAAGATCTCCATCGGCTTGAAACGTGAGCCTGAATGCATGGAAAAAAGCTCCAATATTTAATCTTGTGAAACGGGTTCAACCCGCGTGATGCGAATTCTCGATCAATCCATTCTCGGCTTGCTCGTGCTCTTGCAATTTTGCGTCAAACGCCTGAGTTTGATCAACCAGCTCTTGGACACAAGCCGCAATCGCACCTCGATACTGAAGCTCTTCGGCTTTCTCGATCAATTCGCTTAATTGTAAGTACAGGGAACAATGCTGGGCCATTATTTTTTCGGCCGCATTCACTTTACACGAACTAAACTCGGGTGCGACTTCGATATACCCGTAGGCCTCTTCAAGGGCAAACTGCAGAGCCATCTTATCTCGAAGCTCATTCAACAACCGAACTAAATCTCGCGTGACATGGGAAGGCTGTTCCACGTCTTCACAAATTTGACGCACATGGTGAAGCGTATGCCAAAATTCAGGATGACTCTCTTTAATCTCCTGAAGAAAAGCGGAATTGACCACGAGCGTCTTCTTCGCTGAACTGACGGTCGATACGACTGTAGCCATGGAAAGCCTCCGTGAATGTGAACAACGCGACGGCATAGGGTGAGAATAGGTGCAGGTATGACACGGAGCAGAAGAAACGTGTTCCCGCATTGCCGCTTCGTAAATTTTAACCGCCCGCGAAGAGCAGGGTCAAGCATTTCGCGACTTTCGGCTCACCCGGGGCAACTTTCCTCCCTCCCCCCGACAGAACGGAATGCACAAAAATCCCCTGTTTCGCCGAACCAACGCCGCAAAACCCCTCGCAAGTGGCAGCCGTGACCCCTCAGGCAACATCGTTTTGATCGCGACGCTTTATGGCGATCGGGGACTGGCTGATTAGACTCGCTTGGACGCGAGGAAGACGAACCTACGGACCGCGGATTCGGATGCGAACCAAGCGATCGCGAGTGTGTTGCGATGAAACGCGGACAGTCGACACGCTCCGCTGCACAGAATCGCAACCAAGGACTTCGCCGTTGCAGTCGCTCGCGGCGTCAATGCGGCGCCGTCGCCTGTAAATGGGTCGGTGTGAACTGCTGGATCACTACGTGCGGAACGTTTGCTTGCTGTGCCTGAAGGTGTTTCGCAGGCCCAAAAAAGCCAGTCAGTTTGCGGATATCCGCACCTCCATCGCAACCCATCTTTGTTACAAAACATGTAACGACAAACCTCGCGTGGGGTACACGTCATGTGATGCACAATGTTGCGATGCAGTGTGTTGACGGAAGCCACTTACAAGCAGACCAGAGGGTAGATCAACCGACCGACAAACAACAGACACACGTCGGGCTTAGCGGCGACCGACGCACTCACGATCAACCGACTTCCCTGTCGCATCACCGCACTTGCATGACCGTACTTGCATGACCGCACAGTATCACCAACCAAAGAACCGTTGATGAACGACAGATATAGCACCGCGGACACATTTATAGCGAGTGGCTTGCTGCTTGGGTTGGCATTCACGAAAAAAAATTTCACCATCAACAAAACCCAATTTAATGACGCTATGCTTTAGTGACGCCGCAGGATCGTGAGGTGACGACCATGCCGCCACAACCATTGCCATCGTTGTTTGACACGCTGACGAACCGCACTCGGATTCACGGCCGAATAAACACAATCATGATTGATAAAAAACGACACGCTCGCGCTGCTAGCTTTCATGTTCTAAGTAACGCTGATCGCGAATCTTTGTCATCAAAGCATGACTGCACCCAGGGTCGTCATGTCAACACATGCAGTTCGGTTTTGAATGCACTTCGTCCCACGGATCAAGCGAACTCTGTAGAGCATACAATCCAAAAAAAAGTTTGTGTGATCAACACGTGTATTTTGCGGAACTTTCGTCATCATCAGCGGTGTCTCTTCAAAACTCTTTCCGGATTGTTGTTGACATGGCGAGCGAGTGTCGCCACATTCACGCTCGATCTGAACGTTGACTTAACATCACTGATCAACACGACGATTAAGAGTTGCTTGCACATGACTTTTCTTAAACAATTTGTCCGACAGCTCTTGATGCAGCGTCAGAATGATCTAAGTATACTTGTCACTCGGATCACCCCTTATCGACCACAACTAATCACTAGCAGGGTTGCCTAGAACCATCAAACAAAGCGAAGGACTTAGCGTTGCGTTGATGTGTTTGAATCACCCCTTACTTCGAAATCCAACTCAGATAACTACGTACCCCGAATGAATCAGGGTATCGCAAATCGTTAAGAAGGAACCTAACGACAAGCAATTGGGAGCTTCCACTGATGGATCGATTGCGAAATGAGTCGCCCACAACTCATGTACATGGATGTCGCTCCCATTTTTTTACTGTTTCGTTGCGTTGAATCGAAATCGTTTACGGCTTCATTGTTATTCAACACGACAGACGCACGATCGATTGGCGAAGGATCACCAACCGACCCGAACGTCGAATAGTAAATCGCGAAGCTGGCGGCGCACGACGCAATGCCAGCTCGCGTTTTTTTTTGCCGCGACGTCTCTCTACCGGCGTCTCACTCTACAATCGCGGCTTCGCTGGCACGACTGAATCTTGCCACGGCGCAAACCCTTCGATCTGTGTCTTGCGGCGAAATACCCGTGTGCCACATGTCACGTACAGCGTCTTTGCATCCGGTCCCGCGAACACGCAATTGGACAAACGGCCTTGCGAATGCGGCCGGTCGATGATGACATGCACACGTCCCGGTTGATCAAACACTTGCACCCCAAGCGATGATGCAACCAATAGTGAACCGTCTTTGGCCATCGTGACGCCATCGGCTCCGGTATTCAACTCATCCTGGGGTTGGTGAACGTAGTAGTACGGCTGACCAAATGACAATTTTCCGGGTTGCTCGATCCGGTACGACCACACGTAACGGCCCACCGCATCGACCACCACTAAGAAACGTTTATCGGGCGTCACGGCAATGCCGTTGGGCTTGCCGGGTATCGCGTCTGACTTGCCGCCGGCGACCACGGCCGGCTTGCCGCCGTGAGGCAGGTACCAAACCGCAGGCTTCAAGGGGTCCGTGAAATAGATTCCATCGTCAAGCACGACAAGGTCGTTGCAGCCGACGTCTGATGCAATCACGGTTTGCGTTCCATCGGGTGCAATCCGCGAGATCTTTCG
The nucleotide sequence above comes from Novipirellula caenicola. Encoded proteins:
- a CDS encoding succinate dehydrogenase cytochrome b558 subunit → MANLTTNPSFYLRHEFAIRRFHSLIGIVPLGLYMVIHLTTNASLMNSPESFQRAVYMIHSAGKALPLIEWVGIFIPLLFHGILGVWIAKNAKLNTGHYRFTGNRRYAWQRYTGIVALVYLFFHILHLHGWFHFGPYLEVIRPLQFAAFKPYNAASTLVESMNQWGGFVWPAFYLVGVMCCVYHLANGLWTAGITWGLWITPAAQKRASKVSVVFGAVLTVIALSAWWAAVAPSPEDAVRYREIENRMYEANLESGVISDIPEKRYEEPATEASLTPETSSPTADADASETDSVQ
- the sdhA gene encoding succinate dehydrogenase flavoprotein subunit, whose translation is MSEHRVVVIGGGLAGLAATMKLTELGVKVDLLSLTPVKRSHSVCAQGGINSCNDATRQLGDDEWKHLDDTVYGGDFLNHQPPVKEMAYWAPKVIDLMDRLGVPFNRTGEGFIDRRRFGGTLYKRTAFAGATTGQQLLYALDEQVRRAENDGMVKKYEFWDFLAPIKDDDGRCRGAVAQDMVSMEIKAFPADAVVVATGGCGLVYGRSTMSVFCTGSAASRCFQAGAKYANGEFIQVHPTAIPGSDKLRLMSESARGEGGRVWVPRKPQDPREPKQIPENERYYFLEERYPEYGNLVPRDIATREIFDICVNDGLSVDPDKMCVYLDLTHIERSELDRKLGGILEIYEKFQGVDPRDEPMRIFPAVHYSMGGLWADYVKSDNGGLEPGAPQNHMTNIPGLYAIGECDYHYHGANRLGANSLLSCIFTGLFTGPSILNYANSQTSGGNDVPAAVIDAAVDAQKKRHQDLLNGNPGSDENPYLIHQELGDLMTRVATVVRRNDQLADAIEKIQTLHERAMRVNLSDTGSWTNQNVIFAKALQDMFPLAKTILKGALQRDECRGAHYKPDFQKPSLTSDDPVERRQQAEAWCDAFEENNRKYLKSTVASWNANTKMPDIVYEDVDTSLIPPRPRLYGLVGAEEIEKVWNERAKAAVAQ
- the sdhB gene encoding succinate dehydrogenase iron-sulfur subunit encodes the protein MNALEPNLKKRPEFINVRVRRQDAPGKEPYWELHKIKYEPELNVISVLQRIAAQAKTSDGKKVNPVAWDCGCLEEVCGACTMVINGRVRQSCSALVDRLLAENGDELVLEPMSKFPVIRDLQVDRERLFHNLSRVKAWVPVDGYYDMGPGERVSREDQERNYPLSQCMSCGCCLEACPQFLKVEPERKEGESDEAYQARKDAEFDESFVGPHAISQAMLFNNHPTGKTLADERLEALTGPGGIQVCGNAQNCVAVCPKEIPLTTSIARTGRATTLYAIRKWFEK
- a CDS encoding response regulator, with product MHSGSRFKPMEILLVEDGLMDARVTIHSLRRSQVHHRLTLVRCVSEAIKFLRQEGVFARAPRPDLLLLDLNLPDGSGIDVIELLQNSDVNTDALTTVVLTANEDECIRQRCNALGVHDYIRKPVHEDEFMRVVRDHKRLMVHSTPVLA